ACCTTTCCGGCCGGGACCCTGTCTGGTGCGCCAAAGATTCGGGCGATGGAGATCATCGACGAGATCGAACCGGTCAAGCGTGGTGTCTATGGCGGGGCGGTCGGCTATCTTGGGTGGAACGGCAACATGGATACGGCGATTGCCATTCGTACTGCGGTGATCAAGGACCAGACGCTGCACATTCAGGCCGGCGCAGGTGTTGTCGCCGATTCGGTCCCGCTCAGCGAGTGGGAAGAGACCCTGAACAAGGGGCGCGCGGTGTTCCGCGCGGTAACCATGGCCGAACAGGGTCTGGGCTGAGGAGACGAACATGCTGCTGATGATCGATAACTACGATTCCTTCACCTACAACGTCGTGCAATACCTGGGCGAACTGGGCGCCGACGTGAAGGTGATTCGCAACGATGAAATGACCATCGAACAGATCGAGGCGCTGCAGCCCGAACGTATCGTCATTTCACCCGGCCCCTGCACACCGAACGAAGCGGGCGTGTCGGTTCCGGTACTCAAGCATTTTGCCGGTAAATTGCCGATTCTCGGCGTCTGCCTTGGCCATCAGAGCATTGGTCAGGCGTTCGGAGGTGAAGTGGTGCGGGCGCGGCAGGTGATGCACGGCAAGACCAGTCCGGTTTATCACGAGCACGAAGGTGTGTTCGAAGGACTGCCTGATCCGCTGACGGTCACCCGGTACCATTCGCTGGTGGTGCGCCAGGAGTCGCTCCCGGATTGTCTGGAGGTTACTGCCTGGACGCAGAGCGAGGGCGGCAAGCCTGATGAGATCATGGGACTGCGCCACCGAGAGTACATGATCGAAGGGGTGCAGTTTCACCCCGAATCGATCCTCACCGAACAGGGTCACGATTTGCTGGCCAACTTCCTCAAGCAGGAAGGCGGGCTTCGCCGCAGCTAAGGAGCATGCATATGGATATCAGGACGGCACTCGCACGGGTGGTCGAACATATCGACCTGACCACCGAGGAAATGCAGGACGTCATGCGCCAGATCATGACCGGCCAGTGCACCGATGCACAGATTGGCGGCTTCCTCGTCGCGCTGCGCATGAAGAGCGAAAGCATCGATGAGATCACCGGCGCGGCCATGGTCATGCGCGAGCTGGCCGCTCGCGTCGAGATCGGCGTCAATCGGCTGGTCGACACCTGTGGTACCGGTGGCGACGGCGCGAACATTTTCAACGTCTCCACCGCTGCGGCTCTAGTGGTTGCGGCCGCGGGTGGCCGCGTCGCCAAACATGGCAACCGCGCGGTATCCGGCAAGAGCGGCAGTGCCGATCTACTCGAGGCAGCGGGAGTCAATCTGAACCTGACGCCTGAGCAGGTCGGACGCTGCGTCGAGGCGGTCGGGGTCGGCTTCATGTTCGCGCCTGCTCATCACGGCGCGATGAAACACGCGGTCGGGCCACGGCGCGAGCTGGGCATGCGTACGCTGTTCAACATGCTCGGTCCGATGACCAATCCGGCCGGGGTCGAACACCAGGTGATCGGCGTGTTCAGCGAAAAGCTCTGCCGGCCGATGGCCGAAGTGCTCCGGCGCCTGGGTAGCAGGCATGTGCTGATCGTGCATGCCAAGGACGGGCTCGATGAGATGAGCCTGGCGACCAGCAGCCACATCGCCGAGCTGAAGAACGGCGAGATTACCGAATACAGCGTCACCCCGGAGGACCTCGGCCTGAAAAGCCGCAGTCTGATCGGGCTCGAAGTGGCCGATCCTGCAGCCTCGCTGGCGCTGATCCGCGATGCCCTGGGCAAGCGCTCAACCGAGGCCGGTGAAAAGGCGGCAGACATGATCATCCTCAATGCGGGCGCAGCACTGTACGCCGCCGATCAGGCGACCACGCTCAAACAGGGCGTCGAGCTTGCCTCGGATGCACTGTTTTCGGGGCTGGCACGAGAGAAGCTCAACGAACTGGTGGCCTTTACCGACGTCTTTCGTGAGGAGGCCAGCCAGTGAGCGTGCCGACGATTCTGCAGAACATCATTGCCCGCAAGTACGAAGAAGTGGCCGAGCGCCGTGCTCAGATGAGTCTGACCGAGCTCGAAACCCTGGCCGCCGCGGCGGAGCCGGTGCGTGGTTTTGCCAATGCGCTGCAAAGTCGCAAGGCGGCGCGCAAGCCAGCGGTCATTGCCGAAATCAAGAAGGCTTCGCCGAGCAAGGGCGTGCTGCGCGAGCATTTCGTGCCTGCCGATATTGCGGAGAGTTACGAGAAGGGTGGCGCGGCCTGTCTGTCAATCCTGACGGATGTCGATTTCTTTCAGGGGCACGACGATTATTTGCGCCAGGCACGGGCGGCCTGCAGCCTGCCGGTCATTCGCAAGGATTTTCTGGTCGATCCGTATCAGGTTGTCGAGGCTCGGGCCATGGGCGCCGACTGCATCCTGCTCATCGTGTCCGCTCTAGAAGATGGTCAGATGGTCGAACTTGCCAGTGTGGCCGCGCAGCAGGGGCTGGATGTGCTGGTGGAAGTCCATGATGGTGAAGAGCTCGATCGCGCGCTGCGCCTCGATACGCGATTG
The nucleotide sequence above comes from Halopseudomonas xinjiangensis. Encoded proteins:
- the trpC gene encoding indole-3-glycerol phosphate synthase TrpC; the protein is MSVPTILQNIIARKYEEVAERRAQMSLTELETLAAAAEPVRGFANALQSRKAARKPAVIAEIKKASPSKGVLREHFVPADIAESYEKGGAACLSILTDVDFFQGHDDYLRQARAACSLPVIRKDFLVDPYQVVEARAMGADCILLIVSALEDGQMVELASVAAQQGLDVLVEVHDGEELDRALRLDTRLIGINNRNLHTFDVTLDTTLELLPRVPADRLLVTESGILNRADVDLMLAHDVFGFLVGEAFMRAVEPGTELRRLFF
- the trpD gene encoding anthranilate phosphoribosyltransferase; translation: MDIRTALARVVEHIDLTTEEMQDVMRQIMTGQCTDAQIGGFLVALRMKSESIDEITGAAMVMRELAARVEIGVNRLVDTCGTGGDGANIFNVSTAAALVVAAAGGRVAKHGNRAVSGKSGSADLLEAAGVNLNLTPEQVGRCVEAVGVGFMFAPAHHGAMKHAVGPRRELGMRTLFNMLGPMTNPAGVEHQVIGVFSEKLCRPMAEVLRRLGSRHVLIVHAKDGLDEMSLATSSHIAELKNGEITEYSVTPEDLGLKSRSLIGLEVADPAASLALIRDALGKRSTEAGEKAADMIILNAGAALYAADQATTLKQGVELASDALFSGLAREKLNELVAFTDVFREEASQ
- a CDS encoding anthranilate synthase component II; translation: MLLMIDNYDSFTYNVVQYLGELGADVKVIRNDEMTIEQIEALQPERIVISPGPCTPNEAGVSVPVLKHFAGKLPILGVCLGHQSIGQAFGGEVVRARQVMHGKTSPVYHEHEGVFEGLPDPLTVTRYHSLVVRQESLPDCLEVTAWTQSEGGKPDEIMGLRHREYMIEGVQFHPESILTEQGHDLLANFLKQEGGLRRS